The stretch of DNA ATAAAGCAACATCCCCTGATAGGCCTCGGGAGAGCCCAAACCGTAAATACAGGAAACGCTGGCGACAATGATCACGTCATCGCGTTCCAGCAGTGAAACCGTGGCCGCGTGACGCAACTTGTCAATACGATCATTGATCGAGGAATCCTTTTCAATAAAGGTGTCGGTGGCCGGAAGATAGGCCTCGGGTTGGTAATAATCGTAATAGCTGACAAAATATTCAACCCGGTTATGTGGAAAAAAATCCTTGAACTCCTGATAGAGCTGCGCCGCCAGGGTTTTGTTCGGA from Pseudomonadota bacterium encodes:
- a CDS encoding excinuclease ABC subunit B (The UvrABC repair system catalyzes the recognition and processing of DNA lesions. The beta-hairpin of the Uvr-B subunit is inserted between the strands, where it probes for the presence of a lesion): MPFTIVAPFTPQGDQPQAIAKLSAGIAAGLRKQVLLGVTGSGKTFTLAQVIAAVQLPTLVMAPNKTLAAQLYQEFKDFFPHNRVEYFVSYYDYYQPEAYLPATDTFIEKDSSINDRIDKLRHAATVSLLERDDVIIVASVSCIYGLGSPEAYQGMLLY